One window from the genome of Cryobacterium sp. GrIS_2_6 encodes:
- a CDS encoding ABC transporter permease produces the protein MANLTLREIRGQYKRTIFGQLWSLVNPLATMLVYTIVFAFILRVTPPPGNPSGLNIFAVWLLCGLLPWAFFANVVQTGMGSIIANAGLVQKVYFSRIVLPLSTVGSIGYNWLFEMGVLVLVLAICGSFVWPWIPLVLFVMVLLAIFASGLALMLSVANVRFRDTQYLVSIVMQIWMYLTPIIYPISLVEDQSRAHGGLFGTSITLMDIYRLNPLERFVAVFRQLLYDNTWPNPQDLLFCAVWAFAAIVAGVWVFRKSEKGLAEAL, from the coding sequence TTGGCCAATCTCACGTTGCGTGAGATTCGCGGACAGTACAAACGCACAATATTCGGGCAGCTGTGGTCGCTGGTCAACCCGCTGGCGACGATGCTGGTGTACACAATCGTGTTCGCATTCATCCTCCGGGTCACTCCACCTCCAGGCAATCCCAGTGGGCTCAACATCTTTGCGGTCTGGCTGCTCTGTGGCTTGCTGCCTTGGGCTTTCTTTGCGAACGTCGTACAAACCGGTATGGGCTCGATTATCGCCAACGCGGGTCTGGTGCAGAAGGTCTATTTCTCTCGCATTGTGCTCCCGCTCTCGACTGTCGGTTCCATCGGGTACAACTGGCTTTTCGAGATGGGCGTCCTTGTCCTCGTCCTGGCCATCTGCGGGTCCTTCGTCTGGCCGTGGATCCCGCTGGTGCTCTTCGTCATGGTCCTGCTCGCCATTTTCGCTTCAGGGCTGGCTTTGATGCTCTCGGTGGCAAATGTCCGTTTCCGGGATACGCAATACCTCGTCTCGATCGTTATGCAAATCTGGATGTATCTCACACCGATCATTTATCCCATCAGCCTTGTTGAAGACCAGTCGAGGGCGCACGGGGGGCTCTTCGGGACGTCCATCACCCTGATGGATATCTACCGACTCAATCCGCTCGAACGGTTTGTTGCCGTTTTTCGGCAGCTGCTCTACGACAACACGTGGCCCAACCCACAGGACCTCCTATTCTGTGCTGTATGGGCGTTCGCGGCAATCGTCGCGGGCGTGTGGGTGTTTCGCAAGAGCGAGAAGGGCCTGGCGGAGGCATTATGA
- a CDS encoding acyltransferase, which yields MGLTIAAALGGHRNSLGLLRLLLASLVIFDHAFPTGGFGRDPFWELTRGQASLGSIAVGGFFAISGYLIAKSGMSSDILQFMWRRILRIFPAYWGVLLITAFIVAPVIWVTAGGSLGDFFARAPNGPFHYVASNWTMNIGTYGIYDIFAETTPYGQSVKASVFNGSIWTLIYEWRCYLVVGVCVAFGVLAKAKAVVPALTVSFFVLQIINLSNPASLGSIAPFLADTQLVALTFTFLVGSTLAVYSTSVPFDDRLGVLAGLIVIVTLRYGAFNTLGIIAGAYFVLYLAARLPRRLQWIGARNDYSYGVYIYGFLVQQVLAYLGVYRWGYGWFALTALVISLGCAWLSWHGVEKWAMSLKNWGPGKGLVFWSATVQGRWLGRKRIVSTVSADKTDRILDSETKGNAE from the coding sequence GTGGGGCTGACGATCGCGGCGGCCCTCGGTGGCCACCGAAACTCTCTCGGACTGCTCAGACTGCTGTTGGCCTCACTGGTCATTTTTGACCACGCGTTTCCCACAGGCGGCTTCGGGCGGGATCCTTTCTGGGAGCTCACTCGCGGCCAGGCCTCGTTGGGAAGCATCGCTGTCGGCGGGTTCTTCGCGATCAGCGGCTACCTCATCGCCAAGAGCGGCATGTCGAGCGACATCCTCCAGTTCATGTGGAGGCGGATTTTGAGGATCTTTCCCGCCTACTGGGGAGTCCTTCTCATCACTGCGTTCATCGTAGCTCCCGTGATCTGGGTCACAGCGGGCGGCTCCCTCGGCGACTTCTTCGCCCGTGCTCCGAATGGTCCGTTCCACTATGTGGCCAGCAACTGGACCATGAACATCGGTACGTACGGGATCTACGATATTTTTGCGGAGACGACGCCCTACGGGCAAAGCGTCAAGGCGTCGGTCTTCAACGGGTCGATCTGGACCCTCATCTACGAGTGGCGTTGTTATCTCGTCGTCGGGGTCTGCGTCGCGTTCGGTGTGTTGGCCAAAGCGAAGGCCGTCGTGCCCGCTCTTACCGTGAGCTTCTTCGTGCTGCAAATCATCAACCTGTCGAATCCGGCGAGTCTCGGGTCCATCGCGCCCTTCCTTGCAGACACACAGCTTGTCGCCCTGACCTTCACCTTCCTGGTCGGCTCCACGCTCGCGGTATATTCCACGTCGGTCCCCTTCGACGATCGGCTGGGCGTACTTGCCGGACTCATCGTGATCGTGACCTTGCGCTATGGCGCGTTCAACACCCTCGGCATCATCGCTGGTGCATATTTCGTACTCTATCTCGCGGCCCGACTCCCTCGCCGGCTCCAGTGGATCGGTGCACGGAATGACTACTCCTATGGTGTGTACATTTACGGCTTCCTTGTCCAGCAGGTTCTGGCCTACTTAGGCGTTTACCGCTGGGGCTACGGTTGGTTCGCACTCACCGCCCTCGTTATATCGCTTGGCTGTGCCTGGCTGAGTTGGCACGGTGTTGAGAAGTGGGCGATGTCGCTCAAGAACTGGGGTCCGGGGAAGGGACTCGTATTCTGGTCTGCGACGGTTCAGGGCAGGTGGCTGGGACGGAAACGCATCGTATCCACGGTGAGTGCAGACAAGACCGACCGCATCCTCGATTCAGAGACAAAGGGAAACGCAGAGTGA
- a CDS encoding ABC transporter ATP-binding protein, producing MGVRGNRRGRVGVSQEREGPGGGIMSDIAVSVDHVSKRFRLYHERNQSLKSAIMRGRRSVHEDFWALKDVSFEVPTGSTFGLIGSNGSGKSTLLKCLAKIYYPQKGSITYNGKIAALLEVGSGFHPELSGRENVFLNGSILGMSKREITRKFDEIVDFSGVEHFIDQPVKNYSSGMYVRLGFAIAINVDPDVLVVDEVLSVGDAEFQEKCSQKFVDFKRAGKTVILVSHAMTAVQEMCDHAAWLRHGELVTVGEAEPTIAAYLDSLNRGETSAA from the coding sequence ATGGGCGTTCGCGGCAATCGTCGCGGGCGTGTGGGTGTTTCGCAAGAGCGAGAAGGGCCTGGCGGAGGCATTATGAGTGACATTGCAGTGAGTGTTGACCATGTCAGCAAGAGATTCCGTCTGTATCACGAACGCAACCAGTCCCTTAAATCCGCGATCATGCGAGGGCGCCGGTCGGTTCACGAGGATTTCTGGGCGCTCAAGGACGTGAGCTTTGAGGTCCCGACCGGTTCGACGTTCGGTCTGATCGGCAGCAACGGTTCCGGCAAGTCGACCTTGCTCAAATGCCTCGCAAAGATCTACTACCCGCAGAAGGGGTCCATCACATACAACGGAAAGATCGCGGCCCTGCTGGAAGTGGGCTCCGGTTTCCATCCGGAGCTGTCCGGCCGTGAGAACGTGTTCCTCAACGGATCGATCCTTGGGATGTCCAAGCGGGAAATCACCCGCAAGTTCGACGAAATCGTTGACTTTTCCGGGGTGGAACATTTCATCGACCAGCCCGTCAAGAACTACTCCTCCGGAATGTACGTGCGACTCGGCTTCGCGATTGCCATCAACGTCGACCCGGACGTGCTCGTGGTCGATGAGGTGCTTTCCGTCGGCGACGCCGAGTTCCAGGAAAAATGCAGTCAGAAATTCGTCGATTTCAAGCGCGCGGGAAAGACCGTGATCCTGGTCAGCCATGCGATGACCGCGGTCCAGGAGATGTGCGATCACGCCGCCTGGCTGAGGCACGGCGAACTCGTCACCGTGGGGGAGGCAGAACCAACAATCGCGGCGTATCTCGACTCTCTGAACCGGGGCGAGACCAGTGCCGCCTGA